One genomic region from Prevotella sp. Rep29 encodes:
- the rbfA gene encoding 30S ribosome-binding factor RbfA, translating into MQDTRKNRVARLIQKELAQIFQSQTRMTHGVIVSVTRTKISPDLSICTSYLSIFPSEKGKEILENIGKNEKAIRYQLGTRLRYQLRIIPELRFFLDDSLDYIEHIDSLLSSQQPKEPESDKNE; encoded by the coding sequence ATGCAGGATACCAGAAAAAATCGCGTAGCACGACTGATACAAAAGGAACTCGCACAGATATTCCAGAGCCAAACGAGAATGACGCACGGCGTCATCGTCAGCGTCACACGCACCAAAATATCGCCAGACCTCAGCATCTGCACCTCCTATCTGAGCATCTTCCCGTCTGAGAAAGGTAAAGAAATCCTGGAAAACATCGGAAAGAACGAGAAAGCTATCCGATACCAGCTCGGCACACGACTGCGCTACCAACTGCGCATCATTCCCGAACTGCGCTTCTTCCTTGACGACTCACTCGACTACATCGAACACATCGATAGCCTTCTCAGCAGCCAGCAGCCGAAAGAGCCCGAGAGCGACAAGAACGAATAA
- the murI gene encoding glutamate racemase: MPFSDSPGPIGIFDSGYGGLTILHAIRSMLPQYDYLYLGDNARAPYGSRSYDVVYEFTRQAVSKLFDMGCHLVILACNTASAKALRTIQQNDLPNWDKQRRVLGIIRPTTEVIGSLTNSRHIGVLATEGTIRSESYTLEVRKLFPDIHVTGVACPFWVPLVEYNEFESPGADYFVEKRIRQLLQKDPQIDTIILGCTHYPLLMNKIRQFTPQGIQIVPQGEYVARSLKDYLQRHDDIQRKCTEGGRIHYLTTEHPQKFKENAQIFLNEDILVEHLDLR, from the coding sequence ATGCCGTTCTCAGATTCACCAGGACCCATTGGAATATTCGACTCCGGCTACGGAGGACTGACCATCCTGCACGCCATTCGCAGCATGCTGCCGCAATACGACTACCTCTATCTCGGCGACAATGCACGTGCACCCTACGGTTCACGCTCCTACGATGTCGTGTATGAATTTACCCGTCAGGCGGTCAGCAAACTGTTCGACATGGGATGCCACCTCGTCATCCTGGCTTGTAACACCGCTTCGGCAAAAGCTCTGAGAACCATTCAACAGAACGACCTCCCCAACTGGGACAAGCAACGGAGGGTGCTCGGCATCATACGCCCCACCACCGAAGTGATAGGCTCACTGACAAACAGCCGACACATCGGAGTTCTTGCCACAGAAGGGACGATACGCAGCGAAAGCTACACACTGGAAGTGCGCAAACTCTTCCCCGACATACACGTCACGGGGGTGGCATGTCCCTTCTGGGTACCGCTCGTCGAATACAACGAGTTTGAAAGTCCCGGTGCCGATTACTTCGTAGAAAAGCGCATCCGGCAACTTCTCCAAAAAGACCCGCAGATAGATACCATCATCCTCGGATGCACGCATTATCCGCTGCTGATGAATAAAATCCGGCAATTCACACCGCAGGGCATACAAATCGTACCGCAGGGCGAATACGTGGCACGAAGCCTGAAGGATTACCTACAGCGCCACGACGACATACAACGGAAATGCACCGAAGGCGGACGCATCCACTACCTGACAACCGAACATCCGCAGAAGTTCAAGGAAAACGCACAGATTTTCCTCAACGAGGACATACTCGTGGAACACCTTGACCTGCGCTAA
- a CDS encoding OmpH family outer membrane protein, with translation MTKKLFLIATLIALPMMVAAQRFGYFSYDEVLKSMPDYIEAQNNINTLRQQYDNEMKRAENEFNNKYEEFLEGQRSFAPSILQKRQAELQELMEKNITFRQETERLLKQAEQEAYEPVRKRLNAIVQEIGRQRGYAFILNTDNNACPYVDSSMAENITTLIKDALK, from the coding sequence ATGACCAAAAAGCTATTCCTCATCGCCACACTCATCGCACTGCCCATGATGGTCGCTGCACAGCGGTTCGGCTATTTCAGCTACGACGAAGTCCTCAAATCGATGCCCGACTACATCGAAGCGCAAAACAACATCAACACGCTACGGCAGCAGTACGATAATGAAATGAAACGTGCTGAGAACGAATTCAACAATAAATACGAAGAATTTCTTGAAGGTCAGCGCAGCTTCGCACCCAGCATCCTACAGAAACGCCAGGCAGAATTGCAGGAACTGATGGAGAAAAACATCACCTTCAGACAAGAGACTGAGCGACTGCTGAAACAGGCTGAACAAGAAGCCTACGAGCCGGTAAGGAAGAGACTTAACGCCATCGTTCAGGAGATTGGCAGACAGAGAGGCTATGCCTTTATCCTCAACACGGATAACAATGCCTGTCCATACGTCGATTCCAGCATGGCGGAAAACATCACGACACTCATCAAAGACGCACTCAAATAA
- a CDS encoding OmpH family outer membrane protein, producing MKKTLIMLMMLAPMTLFAQKFGHIDSQSFIQSLPEAIKVQSELEAQGKIYENELKGLQEELQRKAEDYEKTKSTMNPTKQAETEKSLQDMYTKIQQAAQDNQTAYNKMQQEKLGPIIEKVRTAIQNVAKTGGYVYIMEKEAGQPLYVNDAISKDVTAEVKAEYNKLK from the coding sequence ATGAAAAAGACACTTATTATGTTAATGATGTTGGCTCCGATGACACTGTTTGCACAGAAATTCGGACACATCGATTCGCAGTCGTTCATCCAGTCACTTCCTGAAGCCATCAAGGTTCAGAGCGAACTCGAGGCACAGGGAAAAATCTATGAGAACGAACTCAAAGGACTGCAAGAAGAACTGCAGCGCAAAGCGGAGGATTATGAAAAGACGAAAAGCACCATGAATCCTACCAAACAAGCTGAAACAGAAAAGTCCCTGCAAGACATGTACACAAAAATACAACAAGCTGCACAGGACAACCAGACGGCTTACAACAAGATGCAACAGGAAAAACTCGGACCGATTATCGAGAAAGTACGCACAGCTATCCAAAATGTTGCAAAGACCGGAGGATACGTTTACATCATGGAGAAAGAAGCTGGACAGCCGCTCTACGTAAACGATGCCATTAGCAAGGATGTGACTGCCGAAGTGAAAGCCGAGTACAACAAGCTGAAATAA
- a CDS encoding OmpH family outer membrane protein yields MKKVMMICLFAVAAITASAQKFALLDMEYILAKIPAYERANEQLNQVSKKWQAEVEALNTEAATMYKNYQNEVVFLSQEQKTARQEAIMQKEKEAGELKRKYFGPEGELFKKRESLMSPIQEEIYNVVKEISERHGYSLVIDRASDTGIIFGSPKIDISNEVLEKLGYSN; encoded by the coding sequence ATGAAAAAAGTAATGATGATATGCCTTTTTGCTGTAGCAGCAATAACGGCAAGTGCACAGAAGTTCGCATTGCTCGACATGGAATACATCCTTGCCAAAATACCAGCATACGAACGTGCCAACGAACAGTTGAACCAAGTTTCAAAGAAGTGGCAAGCAGAAGTAGAGGCGCTCAACACGGAGGCTGCCACCATGTACAAGAACTACCAGAACGAAGTGGTCTTCCTCTCACAGGAACAGAAGACCGCACGGCAAGAAGCAATCATGCAGAAAGAAAAGGAAGCCGGCGAACTGAAACGTAAGTATTTCGGACCCGAAGGCGAACTCTTCAAAAAGCGTGAGAGCCTGATGAGCCCCATCCAAGAGGAAATCTACAACGTCGTGAAAGAAATTTCCGAACGCCACGGATACTCGCTCGTCATCGACCGTGCAAGCGATACAGGCATCATTTTCGGCTCCCCGAAAATCGATATTTCAAACGAAGTGCTTGAAAAGTTAGGCTATTCCAATTAA
- a CDS encoding outer membrane protein assembly factor, whose protein sequence is MNTIKKTLILLAAIFCTISIEAQEKIIKPDILYAGTPRSVIIGKIAISGVEGVYEDFMLTGISGLSVGQRITVPGSEVTDAVKRYWRHGLFSKVSITADSIVGDSIYLCIHLATRPRVSTINYSGVKKSEREDLEQKLGLLRGGQVTPNIIDRARFLAKKYFDDKGYKNADIKILQRDDVAHKNQVILDIDVDKKEKMKVRNITIEGNEQLTDAKVKGGLFRKGAFKNIHEAGKLSSFLKKKKYTPERWKEDKQNLIAKYNELGYRDATILEDSVWNNDDKHVNIFIKVDEGKKYYIRNITWVGNTVFSTDYLSAVLGIQKGDVYNQKLLDKRLTEDEDAVGNNYWNTGYVFYNLQPTEINIVGDSIDLEMRIQEGPQARINKVRINGNDRLYENVVRRELRVKPGDLFSKDALMRSARELSSMGHFDPEKVSPDVKPNAENGTVDINWNLEQKSNDQIELSLGWGQPGIIGRVGLKLNNFSMANLFRKNKEHRGILPIGDGEVLSIGAQTNGTYYQSYNTSYSTGWFGGKRPIQFSVGLFYSKQTDVSSNYYNNALLNNYNSYMYGIGNYNGYYSNYEDYYDPDRYIRIFGANVGWGKRLRWPDDYFTLSLNLSYTRYMMRNWQYLMITNGASNNLSFTIALNRTSTDNQLYPRRGSEFSASVTFTPPWSKWDKKDYKNMGTNPQSPTYQDELKEKYRWVEFHKWKFKARTFTALNNAQKCFVLMTRVEFGLLGSYNKYKKSPFETFYVGGDGMSGYSSGFSEETVGLRGYDNGVISINASNGASYYAYAYNRFTLELRYPFMLGNTTIYGLTFLEAGNAWYDVKKFNPFDMKRSAGVGVRIFLPMVGMMGIDWAYGFDKVFDGQTRKKGGSQFHFILGQEF, encoded by the coding sequence ATGAATACAATAAAGAAGACACTTATTTTGCTGGCTGCCATTTTCTGCACCATCAGCATAGAAGCCCAGGAGAAAATCATCAAACCCGACATTCTCTATGCCGGCACACCGCGTTCCGTCATCATCGGGAAAATAGCCATCTCTGGCGTAGAAGGTGTTTATGAAGACTTCATGCTGACCGGCATCTCAGGACTTTCGGTCGGACAGAGAATCACGGTGCCAGGCAGCGAAGTGACCGACGCCGTCAAACGCTATTGGAGACACGGGCTTTTCTCGAAAGTATCCATCACGGCGGACTCCATCGTTGGCGACAGCATCTACCTGTGCATACACCTCGCCACCCGTCCCCGCGTATCAACCATCAACTACAGCGGCGTAAAGAAGTCGGAACGGGAAGACCTGGAACAGAAGCTCGGATTGTTGAGAGGCGGACAGGTTACTCCCAACATCATCGACAGGGCGCGCTTTCTGGCGAAGAAATACTTCGACGACAAAGGATATAAGAATGCGGACATCAAGATCCTGCAACGCGATGACGTCGCACACAAGAATCAGGTCATTCTCGATATCGACGTCGATAAAAAGGAGAAGATGAAAGTGCGCAACATCACCATCGAAGGCAACGAACAGCTGACTGACGCAAAAGTGAAGGGCGGACTGTTCAGAAAAGGTGCGTTCAAGAACATTCACGAAGCAGGAAAACTGTCTTCTTTCCTGAAGAAAAAGAAGTACACGCCCGAACGCTGGAAGGAAGATAAGCAAAACCTCATCGCGAAATACAACGAGTTGGGCTATCGGGATGCCACCATCTTGGAAGACAGCGTATGGAATAACGACGACAAGCACGTCAATATCTTCATCAAAGTGGATGAAGGAAAGAAATACTACATCCGCAACATCACATGGGTCGGCAACACCGTGTTCTCGACTGACTATCTCAGTGCCGTGCTCGGCATACAGAAGGGCGACGTGTATAACCAAAAACTGTTGGACAAACGACTCACGGAGGACGAAGATGCCGTGGGTAACAACTATTGGAACACGGGTTATGTGTTCTATAATCTTCAACCGACGGAAATCAATATCGTAGGCGACTCCATTGACCTCGAGATGCGTATCCAGGAAGGACCGCAGGCGCGTATCAACAAAGTGCGAATCAATGGTAACGACCGCCTCTACGAGAACGTCGTGCGTCGCGAACTCCGCGTGAAACCCGGCGACCTGTTCTCCAAAGATGCGCTGATGCGTTCCGCCCGCGAGTTGTCGTCCATGGGACACTTCGACCCCGAAAAGGTGAGTCCCGATGTTAAACCGAATGCGGAAAACGGAACCGTTGACATCAACTGGAACCTCGAACAGAAATCAAACGACCAGATTGAACTTTCACTGGGATGGGGACAGCCAGGTATTATCGGACGTGTCGGTCTGAAACTGAACAACTTCTCCATGGCAAACCTCTTCCGCAAGAACAAGGAACACCGCGGCATTCTGCCTATCGGCGACGGCGAGGTGCTCTCCATCGGTGCACAGACCAACGGAACTTACTACCAGTCGTACAACACCAGTTATTCTACCGGATGGTTCGGTGGCAAACGCCCCATTCAGTTCAGCGTCGGCTTATTCTACTCAAAACAGACCGACGTGTCAAGCAACTACTACAACAATGCGTTGCTGAACAACTATAATAGTTATATGTATGGCATCGGAAACTATAACGGCTATTATAGTAACTATGAGGATTACTACGACCCCGATAGATATATCCGTATTTTCGGAGCGAATGTCGGATGGGGTAAACGCCTGCGCTGGCCAGACGACTATTTCACCCTTTCGCTGAACTTGTCATACACCCGCTATATGATGAGGAACTGGCAGTATTTGATGATTACGAACGGTGCTTCCAACAACCTGAGTTTCACCATCGCCCTCAACCGAACATCTACCGACAACCAACTCTATCCACGACGCGGTTCGGAATTTTCTGCTTCGGTCACCTTCACGCCACCATGGTCGAAATGGGACAAGAAAGACTATAAAAACATGGGAACCAACCCACAATCGCCCACCTACCAGGATGAACTGAAGGAAAAATACCGCTGGGTGGAATTCCACAAGTGGAAATTCAAGGCACGTACGTTCACGGCACTCAACAACGCCCAGAAGTGTTTCGTGCTCATGACCCGTGTTGAGTTCGGTCTGCTCGGTTCCTACAACAAATATAAGAAATCGCCGTTCGAGACATTCTATGTCGGTGGCGACGGTATGTCGGGCTATTCTTCAGGCTTTTCCGAGGAGACCGTCGGACTGCGCGGATACGACAATGGCGTCATCTCTATCAACGCCAGCAACGGTGCCAGCTACTATGCCTACGCATACAACCGCTTCACGTTGGAATTGCGCTACCCCTTCATGCTCGGCAATACGACCATCTACGGACTGACCTTCCTCGAAGCAGGTAACGCATGGTACGACGTCAAGAAATTCAATCCTTTCGACATGAAACGTTCTGCGGGCGTCGGTGTAAGAATCTTCCTCCCGATGGTCGGCATGATGGGTATCGACTGGGCATACGGATTCGACAAGGTGTTCGACGGACAGACGCGTAAGAAAGGTGGCAGTCAGTTCCACTTCATCCTTGGTCAAGAATTCTAA
- a CDS encoding isoprenyl transferase, with translation MNITLDKNRIPQHIAIIMDGNGRWAMQQNKPRNYGHQAGVETVRRITAECVRLGVKFLTLYTFSTENWNRPTDEINALMGLVLTSLEDEIFMKNNVRFRVIGDLKRLPDEVQEKLQQTMKRTEKNDSMTLVAALSYSSRWEITEAVRQIVGEVNDMRELPENILKNLRTGGIRQEDITEEFVSRHMQTNFMPDPDLLIRTGGEVRISNYLLWQIAYSELYFCDTYWPDFSETDLQQAIASFQSRQRRFGKTEAQVEEQNQE, from the coding sequence ATGAATATAACGCTTGACAAAAACCGGATACCGCAACACATTGCCATCATCATGGACGGCAATGGCCGTTGGGCTATGCAGCAGAACAAACCACGCAACTATGGGCATCAAGCCGGCGTGGAAACCGTGAGACGAATCACGGCTGAGTGTGTCCGACTGGGTGTCAAATTCCTGACATTATATACTTTCTCGACAGAAAACTGGAACCGCCCGACGGACGAAATCAATGCGTTGATGGGACTCGTTCTCACATCGTTGGAGGACGAAATCTTCATGAAAAACAATGTGCGCTTCCGAGTTATCGGCGACCTGAAACGCCTGCCCGACGAAGTGCAGGAGAAGTTGCAACAAACGATGAAACGGACAGAAAAGAACGACTCCATGACCCTAGTCGCAGCATTGAGCTACTCCAGCAGGTGGGAAATCACGGAGGCTGTCCGCCAGATCGTCGGTGAGGTCAACGACATGCGCGAATTGCCGGAAAACATCCTCAAGAATCTGCGCACGGGAGGCATCAGACAGGAAGACATCACCGAAGAATTTGTCAGCCGTCACATGCAGACCAACTTCATGCCCGACCCCGATCTGCTCATCCGCACAGGCGGGGAAGTCCGCATATCCAACTACCTGCTCTGGCAGATAGCATACAGCGAACTCTATTTCTGCGACACCTACTGGCCGGATTTCAGCGAAACCGACTTGCAACAAGCCATCGCCAGCTTCCAGAGTCGCCAGAGACGTTTCGGAAAGACCGAAGCACAAGTGGAAGAACAAAACCAAGAATAA
- a CDS encoding DUF6089 family protein, with the protein MTKKSILLIILLACTIRMSAQQEPEYLMEIGAGVGGMNYLGDFNGSLTKNIQPSASIVVRRLFNPYMGLRANISYGKMKGSSKDAETYYPELEQTPYTFDNTLVNADITYEYNFWPYGTGREYWGAKKLTPFVFGGIGATYVKADKKDIFTANIPIGLGVKYKVADRINLGVEWRIHFSLSDELDGMKDPYFIKSKGAFKNTDCYSALQVTITYSFMAKCKTCHNDND; encoded by the coding sequence ATGACCAAAAAGAGCATCCTTCTCATCATCCTGCTTGCCTGCACCATACGCATGAGTGCACAGCAAGAACCCGAATACCTGATGGAAATCGGTGCCGGCGTGGGGGGAATGAACTACCTGGGCGACTTCAACGGCTCGCTCACGAAAAACATTCAGCCCTCGGCATCCATCGTCGTGAGAAGACTCTTCAACCCCTACATGGGACTGCGTGCCAACATCAGCTACGGAAAGATGAAAGGCTCTTCCAAAGATGCGGAAACCTACTATCCCGAACTGGAACAGACACCTTACACCTTCGACAACACACTGGTCAATGCAGACATCACATACGAATACAACTTCTGGCCATACGGAACAGGACGTGAATACTGGGGAGCAAAGAAACTCACACCGTTCGTCTTCGGAGGCATCGGAGCAACCTATGTGAAAGCCGACAAGAAAGATATTTTCACCGCCAACATCCCGATAGGACTGGGCGTGAAATACAAAGTGGCTGACCGCATCAACCTCGGCGTGGAATGGCGCATACACTTCTCTCTGAGCGACGAACTCGACGGCATGAAAGACCCGTATTTCATCAAAAGCAAGGGTGCGTTCAAAAACACCGACTGCTATTCCGCCCTGCAGGTGACCATCACCTACAGCTTCATGGCAAAGTGCAAGACCTGTCACAACGATAACGACTAA
- a CDS encoding DUF6242 domain-containing protein, with translation MKKRHSLFLTLLSVALVFTSCLGDDEENYTYSSDMAITAFSLGTLNRYLHTTSSTGADSIYKKTYSGSLYSFHVDQENLLIYNTDSLPYGTDVKHVICNITSRGSVVIKSMNSDSLNTYSTTDSIDFSQPREMRVYAPDGSGYRAYTVKINVHQEDGDVFKWKNISTNNLFSTLDGMKAVACKNYIYVAGNSGAQTKLYYTAISDGSNWTEYGMTFPADAYKNLLSHNGNIFLRAKTGDTYIVTTQEDGKPNTTVETGQDALTALLASDGEHLYALNNNGELVRSDTQEGYNCSWSTETLDNGNTFLPSQDISYTLSALRTNNNAARLVLIGNRSVEEYASDAAAQIWGKIIEYDNNTNSTWMYYDGTSAAQQLPRLSGLTAFAYGDAIVALGGKGIGACTTTPFYMFYASYDGGISWAGDTRIPLPTGLSGVDTTFALTVDHDNFIWLIRGDNGQVWRGRLNKLGWETEK, from the coding sequence ATGAAAAAAAGACATTCGCTTTTCCTGACATTGCTATCTGTCGCACTCGTTTTCACATCCTGTTTAGGTGACGACGAGGAAAACTACACATACTCCAGCGATATGGCAATCACCGCCTTCTCGCTGGGAACCCTGAACAGATACCTGCACACCACCTCTTCAACAGGAGCTGACAGTATCTACAAGAAAACATATTCGGGTAGCCTGTACAGTTTCCACGTGGACCAGGAGAACCTGCTGATATACAACACGGATTCACTGCCGTACGGAACAGACGTGAAACACGTAATCTGCAACATCACCAGCAGGGGAAGTGTGGTCATCAAGAGCATGAACAGCGACTCGCTGAACACCTATTCGACCACCGACTCCATCGATTTCTCACAGCCGAGAGAGATGCGCGTCTATGCCCCGGACGGCTCCGGCTACCGCGCCTATACGGTGAAAATCAACGTCCATCAGGAAGACGGCGACGTGTTCAAATGGAAAAACATTAGCACGAACAACCTCTTCTCTACCCTGGACGGAATGAAAGCTGTGGCTTGCAAGAACTACATCTACGTGGCAGGAAACAGTGGTGCACAGACCAAACTTTACTATACCGCCATCAGCGACGGCTCCAACTGGACCGAATACGGGATGACATTCCCCGCAGATGCTTATAAAAATCTGCTCAGCCACAACGGAAACATCTTCCTCCGGGCAAAGACAGGCGACACCTATATCGTCACCACACAGGAAGACGGCAAGCCCAATACCACGGTTGAAACCGGACAGGACGCCCTCACAGCGCTCTTGGCTTCCGACGGAGAGCACCTTTATGCGCTCAACAACAATGGCGAACTTGTGCGGTCGGACACTCAGGAAGGCTACAACTGCTCATGGAGCACGGAAACGCTCGACAACGGCAACACGTTCCTTCCTTCACAAGACATCAGCTACACACTTTCCGCCCTGCGGACCAACAATAATGCAGCCCGACTGGTACTTATCGGAAACCGCAGCGTAGAGGAATACGCATCGGACGCTGCTGCGCAGATCTGGGGAAAAATCATCGAATATGACAACAACACCAACAGCACTTGGATGTATTATGATGGAACAAGTGCAGCTCAGCAACTGCCACGCTTGAGCGGTCTGACCGCCTTCGCGTATGGAGATGCCATCGTGGCGCTCGGCGGAAAAGGCATCGGAGCCTGCACCACCACCCCATTCTATATGTTCTACGCAAGCTACGACGGCGGCATCAGCTGGGCTGGCGACACACGCATCCCGCTGCCGACAGGACTGAGTGGCGTTGACACAACGTTCGCACTGACCGTTGACCACGATAACTTCATCTGGCTCATTCGCGGCGACAACGGACAAGTGTGGCGCGGACGACTTAACAAATTGGGTTGGGAAACTGAAAAATAA
- the pckA gene encoding phosphoenolpyruvate carboxykinase (ATP) translates to MAKLDLTQYGITGSTVIAHNPSYEFLYEEETKAGLTGFDKGQNTELNAVNVMTGIYTGRSPKDKYIVCDEQSKDKVWWTTEEYKNDNHPMSEEVWATVKDIAIKELCNKNLYVVDAFCGANEGTRLAVRFIVEVAWQAHFVTNMFIQPTKEELENFEPNFVIYNASKAKVENYKELGLNSETCVAFNTTSREQVIINTWYGGEMKKGMFSMMNYFLPLQGIASMHCSANTDMEGKNTAIFFGLSGTGKTTLSTDPKRLLIGDDEHGWDDNGVFNFEGGCYAKVINLDKESEPDIYNAIKRNALLENVTVDENGKIDFADKSVTENTRVSYPIDHIEKIVAKVNGKSAGPEAQNVIFLSADAFGVLPPVSILTPEQTKYYFLSGFTAKLAGTERGITEPTPTFSACFGQAFLELHPTKYAEELVKRMEKSGAKAYLVNTGWNGSGKRISIKDTRGIIDAILGGAILKAPTKKIPYFNFEVPTELEGVDTNILDPRDTYANPAEWEEKAKDLAGRFIKNFAKYEGNEAGKALVAAGPKL, encoded by the coding sequence ATGGCAAAGTTAGATTTGACACAGTATGGCATTACCGGTTCTACCGTGATTGCCCACAATCCATCGTATGAATTCCTCTATGAGGAAGAGACAAAAGCCGGTCTGACCGGTTTCGACAAAGGTCAGAACACCGAACTCAACGCTGTCAACGTGATGACAGGTATCTACACCGGTCGCTCACCAAAAGACAAGTACATCGTTTGCGACGAGCAGTCGAAAGACAAAGTGTGGTGGACCACCGAGGAGTACAAGAACGACAACCACCCCATGAGCGAAGAAGTATGGGCTACGGTGAAAGACATCGCCATCAAAGAACTCTGCAACAAGAACCTGTACGTGGTTGACGCATTCTGCGGCGCCAACGAAGGCACCCGTCTGGCTGTGCGCTTCATCGTGGAAGTGGCATGGCAGGCTCACTTCGTGACGAACATGTTCATCCAGCCGACCAAGGAAGAACTGGAGAACTTCGAGCCCAACTTCGTCATTTACAACGCATCGAAGGCAAAGGTTGAAAACTACAAGGAACTGGGTCTGAACTCTGAAACCTGCGTGGCTTTCAATACAACAAGCCGCGAGCAGGTGATTATCAATACTTGGTATGGCGGCGAGATGAAAAAAGGTATGTTCTCCATGATGAACTACTTCCTCCCGCTGCAAGGCATCGCTTCTATGCACTGCTCTGCCAACACCGACATGGAAGGCAAGAACACCGCCATCTTCTTCGGACTGTCAGGCACGGGTAAGACCACCCTCTCTACCGACCCGAAGCGTCTGCTCATCGGTGACGACGAGCACGGATGGGACGACAACGGCGTGTTCAACTTCGAAGGCGGATGCTATGCGAAAGTCATCAACCTCGACAAAGAGAGCGAGCCCGATATCTACAACGCCATCAAGCGCAACGCACTGCTCGAGAACGTGACGGTTGACGAGAATGGCAAGATTGATTTCGCCGACAAGAGCGTGACCGAGAACACCCGTGTCAGCTATCCTATCGACCACATCGAGAAAATCGTTGCCAAAGTGAACGGCAAGAGCGCCGGTCCTGAAGCGCAGAACGTTATCTTCCTCTCTGCCGACGCATTCGGCGTACTGCCTCCTGTCAGCATCCTGACTCCGGAGCAGACGAAGTATTATTTCCTCTCTGGCTTCACCGCAAAGCTCGCAGGAACAGAGCGCGGCATCACCGAACCGACACCGACCTTCTCAGCATGTTTCGGACAGGCATTCCTCGAACTGCACCCGACGAAATATGCAGAAGAACTGGTGAAACGCATGGAGAAGAGCGGCGCCAAGGCATACCTCGTGAACACAGGTTGGAACGGCAGCGGCAAACGTATCTCTATCAAAGACACCCGCGGCATCATCGACGCCATCCTGGGCGGCGCTATCCTGAAGGCTCCGACGAAGAAGATTCCTTACTTCAACTTCGAAGTGCCGACAGAACTCGAAGGGGTTGACACCAACATCCTCGACCCGCGCGACACATACGCAAACCCCGCAGAATGGGAAGAGAAAGCAAAAGACCTTGCAGGACGCTTCATCAAGAACTTCGCAAAATACGAAGGAAACGAAGCCGGAAAAGCACTCGTTGCAGCAGGTCCGAAACTCTAG